A DNA window from Mya arenaria isolate MELC-2E11 chromosome 17, ASM2691426v1 contains the following coding sequences:
- the LOC128224858 gene encoding uncharacterized protein LOC128224858 — protein sequence MCFEAVIFVIRATYNPSEILAKLKLFRYYKYCCGEFNNMMMIHTSRCQQMGLYVYLFLSVLSLEIHASPVDIADADAVDLHTSQRLKRASWVSASGSSDGSTDVTRHDNGHSNLAAHIIDQVEKGHVTQEMIAHWWSAINYAISHGEMTNSDVDSLIKALAPKLAALGETCCPFG from the exons atgtgttttgaAGCTGTTATCTTTGTTATACGCGCCACATATAATCCTAGTGAGATACTTGCGAAACTTAAACTATTTAGATATTATAAGTATTGTTGCGGTGagtttaacaatatgatgatgatcCACACCAGCAGATGCCAGCAAATGGGACTTTATGTTTACCTTTTTCTCAGTGTTCTTTCATTGGAAATACACGCTTCTCCTGTCGATATTGCAG ACGCCGACGCTGTGGACTTGCATACGTCTCAAAGATTAAAACGTGCGTCGTGGGTGTCGGCATCGGGGTCCAGTGATGGCTCAACAGACGTGACAAGACACGATAATGGGCATTCCAACTTGGCTGCGCATATCATTGATCAAGTGGAAAAGGGTCACGTGACTCAGGAGATGATCGCTCATTGGTGGTCAGCCATTAACTATGCCATCAGTCATGGGGAGATGACTAATAGCGATGTCGACAGTCTTATAAAGGCGTTAGCTCCGAAGCTTGCGGCATTGGGCGAAACCTGTTGTCCTTTTGGatga